A window of the Lolium perenne isolate Kyuss_39 chromosome 7, Kyuss_2.0, whole genome shotgun sequence genome harbors these coding sequences:
- the LOC127314095 gene encoding peroxidase P7: MAVFTRPAFLGLAVVILSVLAGAANAQLSPNFYSTSCPGLAGIVRSGMASAVQTEKRMAASIVRLFFHDCFVNGCDGSILLDDTSTFTGEKNAGPNANSARGYEVIDAIKTQVEAACKATVSCADILALAARDGVNLVGGPTWNVPLGRKDSRTASQSAANSNLPGPGSSLATLISMFGNKNLSPQDMTALSGAHTIGRSQCQFFRNRIYTETNINASFATLRQGTCPRSGGDSNLAPFDVRTADGFDNAYYQNLVEQRGLLHSDQELFNGGSQDALVRQYSNTPSRFSADFATAMVKMGNLLPTSGTQEIRLNCRKPN, translated from the exons ATGGCTGTCTTCACCAGGCCGGCCTTCCTTGGCCTCGCCGTCGTCATCCTCTCCGTTCTCGCCGGCGCGGCGAACGCGCAGCTCTCGCCCAACTTCTACTCCACGTCCTGCCCTGGGCTTGCCGGCATCGTGCGGTCGGGGATGGCGTCGGCCGTGCAGACGGAGAAGCGGATGGCTGCCTCCATTGTTCGCCTCTTCTTCCACGATTGCTTCGTCAAT GGATGCGATGGCTCGATTCTGCTCGATGACACGTCGACCTTCACCGGGGAGAAGAACGCCGGACCGAACGCGAACTCGGCCCGTGGGTATGAGGTGATCGACGCCATCAAGACCCAGGTCGAGGCGGCCTGCAAGGCCACCGTCTCCTGCGCCGACATCCTCGCGCTTGCCGCTCGTGATGGAGTTAACCTG GTCGGAGGCCCCACCTGGAACGTGCCGCTGGGGCGTAAGGACTCGCGCACGGCCAGCCAGAGCGCGGCCAACTCCAACCTCCCAGGCCCCGGCTCCAGCCTCGCCACCCTCATCTCCATGTTCGGGAACAAGAACCTCTCGCCGCAGGACATGACGGCGCTCTCCGGCGCGCACACCATCGGCCGCTCGCAGTGCCAGTTCTTCCGCAACCGCATCTACACCGAGACCAACATCAACGCCAGCTTTGCCACGCTGCGACAGGGGACGTGCCCGCGCTCCGGCGGCGACAGCAACCTCGCGCCCTTCGACGTGCGAACCGCCGACGGCTTCGACAACGCCTACTACCAGAACCTGGTTGAGCAGCGCGGCCTGCTGCACTCTGACCAGGAGCTCTTCAACGGCGGTTCGCAGGACGCGCTGGTGAGGCAGTACAGCAACACCCCCAGCAGGTTCTCCGCCGACTTCGCGACAGCCATGGTGAAGATGGGCAACCTGCTACCGACGTCCGGGACGCAGGAGATCAGGTTAAACTGCAGGAAGCCCAACTAA